A window of Periplaneta americana isolate PAMFEO1 chromosome 9, P.americana_PAMFEO1_priV1, whole genome shotgun sequence genomic DNA:
tacccaattttgacttacaccacttttgctctgaacagctcataaaCTTGTTCGATGTTggtcatgttatgactaagaatgtgatgtCGCGCTATAGCATGTCTTTCTCATTTGTCACAATGGCACAAGGCATAACGTTTTacttggcatggtaatattttacggctctggtAGGATAATgtatattatgcacgattttcacaaacgataaagactgtttataatgctggagtacaaaaaggtaattaaatttacattttatcagTTTTATTAACAGTATGCCATACTGGCTCGTTTCCTAGGTTTCATATGCATACCTGGCCCATACCTACCTACTTTAAACACTGTGTTGAGGAATACTGCCCACTGTAAAAACATACGAACCTTCGTTTTTAAACGATTGATGAAGATAGATCACAATATAGAATAACCCATATGTCAACAGTTATTTCTTTCtggatatacagtagaaccccgattttccgtcactctattaaccgactGGTGGATTATCCGATTGTCTTTCTCTCTTGCTTATtgtttttctgcagaaaaaatacGAAGTACTATGCGTTATATTAGTACAAGTTTTTCtgcagtgtgttttttttttacaaacagaatATGATCTACTCTTCGAGTGGCCTTAATgcctaacttctatgcaaaatgtcttccacagatatcaaaagaaaacgtgttgtgctacgaaaaaaaaaagtacaaataggcctaattgaatggtttgggaaaagagaaactgtggttcatttcgcatcagaatatgaCATAGAATTATAACTGGcgggatttaatgaaaaacaaatataaattgtgTACAGTATCGGtatataaatctacaacatgagactgtgctattcctatctttccagccgtcataaggagtttccttggccattaaaagCATGTTGTTAAAAACCAgacttctgattcactatctagtgtattaaaaaaaagatcatggaggaaattatgaaactgtattatgcactcaatttatgaaaaccttttatgaaatggattatccgatttttcgattaaccgttcactctatccccttcattaccacggataatagaggttctactgtatgtccatgggaactttttgtattgttttggccaatattaccggtacttattgTGAAAATACACTAAAAGTTACTGCTAAGTCTGGAAAATTTAACAAGTATCAATGTCGATAAGCCAGAAAAGTTAATTCGTAAGTTAATAGTAGTACTTAACATACCATTTACATCACGCAATTTGGTCATCAGACGCTTGGCTATACCCATATAGGCATGAAATTCTTCGTCATATACATCAGGCATAGTGAGGAATTTATCTTAAGGATACACCTGCAGAAAAATTTTCGGTCACAATTAATTGAACATATTTCTCGAATGTAATTCGAATTTATGCTTACCAAAATGTGAAAACTGAACATTCATTGGTATTCTAAATGCAGAATCAATACATTACCCCTTGTCTGACTCAAcaatgactagggctaggattttgatgacctataaatcatgaaaaaagtcctaaaaacaatgcatttatgatctaaaaatctttcaaaaatgcccttgaaaataccctaaaaatttattttacataattggctttgtaagaaaagagattttgtactacttaatatttagattagtaattaaattaaattttacataattttttctaagtagtacactttaattattttacttgatgtagtttccatgtatgatagttcacttctgcgtcggcatgtggatgtgaggtcgGCAGTCagttggtcggtcttggcccttcatgggctatagcgccatggatttactttacttttagtttccatgtagtctaccacaaggccactcttatccggaattagcaggtatagaggagtctatattgaaggggtggttggactgatccaatacatggggtgtactacgttaaaatggcaatatttgtgtagaaaaacgattaaaatatcattaaaaataatgggtattaatggacaaaatatgtaaagaaaatatcaaagaaaataaacattattttacattaataatggcgATTTattgccaaaattaaatgaaaatacctaaaaaaaaaatgaccgaataaaacaaaagatgatcttatgagttgaaacaggcaaaaaatgcaaaaaaaaatgacctaacaaatatgtcttgaaacactcagtttatcacataacatataaataccaaagcagctatgtttctggcttactagaaaaaaaatgcaatttcatcaaaatcctagccctaataatgacATACAACAGAATATGAAAACAGATGTAGGACAAAGAGTCTTTTACATTCCATTTTAAAGCAGTCCATGGAGGGTCGTGCACAGGATTTTTAAAAGTGGGGAGTGGGGTTTGAAGgaaggaaaacattttttttttttttcataaagtagTTTATTATAGTAAACTTTTTATTACAGTATCAAGATTTCAAATGGTGTGTACAGccgtttcggtgctacttgacaccatcctcagagccttctgtgtctcggcgccatctcaactttgctgcatgttgtgtgggtgcattcgtgtgatgaagagttgtgtcaaatagtgtgtgtgttctgaaattgatctatgtgttgagaatttgattagggtgtgttttagtatgtctgtatatttcgtattgttctagtgtgttgagattttggtttttggattgtatgtgtaggatttccatgtctgtatttatgttattgtatgtgtggttagcattggttatgtgttcggcatatgtagatgtattgtgtcctctggttattgctttaatgtgttctttgtgtcgagtttggaatgatctgcctgtctgtccaatgtagaaactgtcgcaactattgcatgtgagtttgtatactttatttttttttcatggagtgcagtttcatagaaaggactttgccgacagaccttctactgccccctactaattgattgtcataaataaatgtcttccttactgtgacggaaatcttgtcttcttttgttagtaaccaatcacaaccctcgttcagaagaattgacaggtgcccgtcaaatccatgtggaggcagagttgccatatcctttccgaatttcaagaatcccgtcattttcactgcataatttcgaaggtcaccaggattgtggcaactgtgcaatgttggaatgaggggacaggatggaattgtcagagttgtttgtgtagaagtcataaatctgtaagtgggtgttcaaaggaaccaccgaactgcattccttgaaataaaataaggtatatacgcctgtgtggactagaacaatatgaaatatgaaatatacagacacactaaaacacaccctaatcaaattctcaacacacacactatttgacacaactcttcatcacacgaacgcacccacacaacaggcagcgaagttgagatggcgccaagacacagaaggctctgaggatggtgtcaagtagcaccgaaatggctgtaagcagcacatgcttacataattaacacgagtaagatcgccatttaatcaattatttatattcatagtgtttgtccaaggacaggtctttcacaccacacccagcattctccggtatttcctattttccgccttcctctaaGTCTCAgctgaaattgctgagtaatctTAACTTATGTGCAAGCAATTCTTTGTCGCATTTCGTTCTATTTCTTTGAAGACTACGAACTAATATTAGACATTATCATAAAAATGAATCGTAATAGACTTCTGaaagccatgcttcaataccTTCCAGGGGAAGAGATCTTTGggccatcaaaaaaaaaaaaaaaaaaaaaaaaaaaaagatggacctagaatgactcactgagaccgTAATGGGCCTTACACTtacttggatgatgatgatgatgatgatgataattactgTACCATCTGGACATGTGACGCAATACCATCATTTGTGCCCAAGACAGTATAAAAAATGAACCCAACACAAATCCGTACCattacgagagagagagagagagagagagagagagagagagagagggagcgaTTTAATTTCTCTGTTGGAAATAGAGACCAATCACCAAGTCTGCTACAtagtaccgtatttgctcgcgtaatttgcgcactttttaattaactttggccactgaaaaattggggtgcgtaaaatatgcggatttttcaaataagaggttctgttctgagtttatctcaattagtatatgtataggtaagtatttacggtagggctaattttctataccggtaacttgtctctaccaaggacaagcattgttaaattagcgggactttggggtttctttctgaagcaggtacttcagttgctggtgaatgatctacaatggactgtagggaaggaaaattcctactacactgaaaaaaagtatgtacgtaaaatgtgtgcgcaaaatacacggagcaaaaataaagttcaaaataatcccttaaaaattagagTGCGCAAAATACaggggggcgcaaattacgcgagcaaatacggtaacaTTGCagaataccagctataatggctggggggatcatcatgctaaccacatgatacctccattctggttggatgatcgtccacctctgcttcggcatgtgggcttgaggccagcagccggctggtcggtctaggcccttcacgggctgtagcgccacggattattattattattgtttattggcttttctatcaattttttttgtgacacagacccccacaagaagatgatgaccactcattttcacccccaaacagaataaaGGTAAAACAATATAGGTAATTTATTTGACTCAGAGCACCGTATTAGCCAAGGATAttcttatataataaaaatggaaaatttctatAACTTACTCCAttcactattttaatatgtaattatgtaGTGTTggtctcctatctttgtaagcacattttgtttcatacatccaacttgaaaacgattCTCTTTTTATTCTACAGATAATGAACTCAATATTCTCTCAtcatgagccattttacacaaacttaatatgtaacacacaataCAATTGATTGAACTAAATTCAACAATGCAGCACTTccagagaacaccaatatagcgcgacgtaATATTGTGACAGAAGGCTAACCTCATATCATACAATACCCCCTCCCTGGTCTCCCCTCAAGTCTGCGAGTtaaggtcgtagccatgcctttagaggcttttgCCTTAAGCCTTGCTGCTCGCActgctctctccatactggaatgacaGCCAACgatgaatttaatatatggaaggatcggagtgcaaccaagtgttacgTTATATCTTTATTACGAACTTACAGGCCTACGATTACCAGAAATAATAACGCCAATTGTTAGGAGGGGCTCACAGTAGGAAGAAACTTGGCttgagatcaaactgcgcatgcgtGGACTTCTCATGCAGTATCAATGTGATCCTTAGTTGGATTTATTTTCGTATGCACATTCCAGATGAGATCAAGAAGTTCCCTTCATAGTCCGGTTACACATCTTccatatacgaaggttagattTGAttggtttaggtttttattaaccaacaAGTCCACGTATATGCAGCTTGATCTCACATCCAAGTTGTTCCTGCCGTGAGCCGCACATAAATTTTTTGGTTAGATTAAGCTTtgtaagagcttcgccactggtaaGGCTACCATTGAATATCTCAATATTCTACAATGACTCGACGGCAATTGTGTGAAATCCACAGTGAAAGGCAATGATATTCGGAGGCTCAGAGCAAGCTTGCCCCATAGGCTtatacagtttttctttttcttttacagAGGAGGGACCTGAAGACTTGCACTacaacctgaggcttattgtgcttaccactcctattgtgGATGTTTGGATAGCCAAACAgctgtgctcttgtacaagtacagcacgctgcattgTAAACTGAACTCGGACTATGATGTggaatggatgatgatatgtgatgaTGGCGAAACGAGTCCGAGGtcaaatgccgaaagttacccagcaattctgcttcagttggttgagggaaaatcccggaaaaatagCCAACCAGGATTCAGACCTGGGCCTGCacatgctgaccattactccacggcGGTGGATGGCTTATGTGGTTACTAAGTTATATAGGACTAATTTACCAGCAGACCTATTGGAATCGAACAGGATCTATTTGCATAAAAAGTTTAGTATTGGTACACAATAATGAAGAAACTGGGTGAATTAAGAGTGTTAGCCTGTTAATGCTGTTATTACATTGATATTATAAACGctctaattttattaatttatcatccCTTAACATaagattcataattttattacaaaatgtaaagattttattttcaacagtttTAAAATGCCTATCTAATTTTTCTCAAAAGCGAttttttttcactaacatttaTTGCACCCAGTTCATTAATTCAAATCTATttgtcttataataataataataataataataataataataataataataataataataataataataataataatccgtggcgccacaggccttcaagggcccagaccgacaagccggctgctagctggcttcacgttcacatgccgaagcagaggtggacgatcatccaatcaaaatggaggtatcgtgtggtcagcacgatgatccccccagccgttatagctagctttctcaaccggatttcgctacctattgtagctccccaagtgcgtcacgatgctgggtgggcaccgatcccatacactggccgaaatttcatgagaaaatttcttcatgaggactcgaaccagcgcgcattccgtaacgcgagtcctagtcaggatgccttagaccacgacgccacgattTGAGTCTTATACTACACCATAATTGGATTTTCATTACAATGCAtctattttcaatattgcagTAATTGCAGCACCGAAATCAAATTCAGCGGGGGCTACTTAAAAGCACGTGGGCTGAACGAATAACGTTGGCCAAACTggacagtttaaataaagaaatgtacATACCAAAAACAGTGATATTTGAAGAGTTACGATGTGAAGACTATCCGGTTTCTTTATTAAACAGGCGATAAAAATCATAGCCAATCAAAATTTCAATGTAGAAATATCATGTCTTTTTAAAAGTTGTTTGAGGCGGGAGGAGAAATCTCCATGGTAACTGACGTCACACGCTACCCGCGGACGCCATATTGTTGAAAGTCATAATTCTTCTCCGTATTTCAATTTTAGTTGTGAATGGAATATTATTATATGGAGAAGGAAGTTTCTTTTAACTGAGTATAATTTACAAACCACTTTTAATATTGACTTTCACTACAGAATTGTGACAAAATGAGTTACGGAAGACCGCCTCCTAGAATAGACGGTATGATTTCTTTGAAAGTTGGTAATTTAACTTACAGAACAACGCCAGAAGATTTACGTCGTGTTTTCGAAAAATTCGGCAGTGTGGGTGATATTTATATTCCAAAGGACAGATTCTCGCGAGAAAGTAGAGGATTTGCATTTGTGAGGTTAGTTATTTaattctttagttttttatttgattttggTGGTTGTAAAAGCCATGTAGCCATACCATACTAGTCAAATGAATGTTTGTATCAGAGATCACACCGTTTGTAtactcttcatttcgaaaacaactgtaaaatatattattagtagCCTATTTTAAGTGTTATGAGTGATAAAGTGTACTTATTGTAAGGAAATTTGACTACAATTTAGTTGCATCTATGGTGCTTGTATAATGGGACTTAGTGGAATAATTTAGTCGTTGTATACATTAACGTAGTCATATTTTTGTCCGCGTCTTTCCCTTTTATCTCATCCGCCATTTtgagttcattgtgcagtgaagTTGGTCTCTTTCGTGTTGTGGATTAGTTGTATCTGAAGGGAGGAATAGTTTAAAGTTTCCACTGTTTGTGTAAAGAAAATTATTCTTTCGAAATTGTTCACAAAAGGCAGCAAAAATGAGCTACGGAAGACCACCTCCACGCATAGAGGGAATGGTTTCCTTGAAGGTTGATAATTTGACCTACCGAACAACGCCTGAGGATTTACGTCGCGTTTTCGAGAGATGCGGCGAAGTAGGCGATATTTATATCCCTCGCGATAGATTCTCACGAGAAAGTAGAGGATTTGCCTTTGTGAGGTAAGTAATGTTAAGAATGACGAAGGCTTGTTATTGTTTGCCTTATTTTGGAAGAAATTAGTATATTAGGCAAGATTTGCGATCTTCATAATGGCGGCGAAGCTTTTGTGTGAAGTTGTTTCAGAAGCGAATGTTCATGTATAATGATTGATGGATTAAATCTGCACATGTAATGTGATGTTTAGGTGTGAGGGATTAATTTACTTTTGGAAATAGTTTTAATATTATGGATCTGttgcttcattttttttgtttcaggTTTTACGACAAGAGAGATGCGGAGGATGCATTGGATGCAATGGATGGTCGACTGTTGGATGGAAGGGAACTCCGCGTCCAAATGGCACGATACGGGAGACCATCTTCTCCCTATCGTCGTCATAGCCGCAGGAGGAGGTAAGTGTTTCATCAAATTGTAGGCCGTGAATTTTATTAGCGATTcacagattaaaataatattttgtaatgtattttaatttcgtgTGAAATTGAAACAAGTTGTCGGTGTTACAATGTTGTGCAATtcaattaacttcaaaataatgaaTGCTGTGAAATAGATGTGTTGTTTTATTGTATAGGTTAGTGTTCTAaattttgtttgcttttatttaggttttttttttgttttctagttCTTGTTTTATACAGTGCACTCAACAGTAATGAGAGTGAAGTAGTTAAATCAGGTAGCAATTACATCTAAGACTATCATTATTCGGGTGATGGGGAAAATGAGTTTGAGTCGGTGAGGGAAGCATCTTTGGGGAAATGAGGGAGATAAATTTCAGAACGCGGATACCTTCCTTTTCCTCCCTCTTACGCCAAAATTCCAAcattgtgaacacaaaataaattactggaacTGAAAAAGTTTCTTTCCGtcagcatgatgatgcgcattcgacaaacacatacaaatctgctcttgtTAGTATTTTAAGGAGCagatcgcaatatagcgaacgtagaagctccgccctcggccccttccacttttcccctactagctcaccagacaatctacgtgataggcgagtgttgtgttgaatgcacatttcatgtgggtggggataacttcccctactggcgttcgctatattgtgatttatccaaaacttttttagatgagagttccccagtacacgacattgaattagcggaattcttgccttccatattttgcctttttatagaaaattctattttctgcaatttgaattagctgcgaaaccATAATAATTAAGCAGCCCGTTCTTAGCGAAGACGGGCACGGTTACAGCATTTCTGGATTTAGTACACGAtccgaaaaagcgttccaacatcaagttctattttaagggaaaattttagaacacggactgCACCTACCAAATTGATCTGTTAGCTATTCCATCTTTTAACGGAAAAGATCCAAAACGACAGAGCCATCGTAGCCGGCGCAAATAATTCCCTAATTATACTTGCGTGTCGCTATGGTAATATTTTGCTTTTGGATAGTCATTGTTTTCAAACTTCGCACTAGACAGGCATCAAAGACTGACCCAGGCCaacatgcaacgattcttggtacagattgatagagaagtgacccttcctgtttcggtacatctcattcaagtgtccaCTAGGGCTTTGAATTTTGATATGGCTACAGTCTACGCACCAGTAACATTGGAaaaattgcaaattgagaagaaatcctgttttactgtttgCACAGAATTTACTTGAGGCATACTAATgtattgttctctcattcttgcaatgcagtcacatatcttattattctacaaactgtagatttataaacatgaatataatcCACTATCACATTCTGAAACGCTCCTATTGCGTAATAGCGCAAGGCAATTTACTGCGTGCGATTTGTTTTCTAATATGATTTTATGCAAGAGAGCCATGAATGTGTCTTTcgataatctaaatctaaccttaaaatcaatactatcgtattcttctagaggattcgatctgtcTGTCAGTATTCTTGGTAGATGTTGTAACACATCAAACATAACCTCTACGTCAGCGATTCtataacagtaataaaattgttttattcacaaaacttttcctaTACACACATGAATCTCGAGTTCATTGTGATATGAATATTACATTTCACTTACTTATGATAACATgtccacgaaattacttaatgCTGTCAGATAAAAAAACAAGATATATACGTACAATATGGCGGCTAACGATTCGTTAACAGTTTACAGCTCCGATTTTCGACCTATAGTTTACAGagtgctttaacgaaccaatagctttaaagGTTGTTCTTGCAACGCTTACTTACGCTAAATGAACAGTTATAGGACAAATAGCGTTTAACGAACcataaatgctttcttgcaacccagcatggGTCTACACATTGCGATTTTGCAGGACCCGTTTTATTACCTCCTGCCTGACGGGATGCCCTTCATCGGTCTACACATTTCCCACAAAAATGCAATCCCTCGTTTGGGTGATCATAAATTTGAGGCCCAGCCGAAGGTCCGTCATTGTAGTCTGACAGCTAGTCCTTCAAAACAGCAAGCTCTGTGTGTGAAGCTGCTAGTTTGCTTAAGGAATCAATAGAAAGAAGATCCTGGGTTCATTATTTTTGTGTCAATGAAgggttaaattttaaaattacttgaataaaacagtatgaaaataacttctttttttttttatcgaatatCCAATTTCTTCGATGAACTCTTGTTCATCATCTTTACAGCATTATGTTTCAGAATATCGTTAAGAGTTCTGGTCATCCTATTATCAGCAAAACAATCTCgacaacacattttaattaggttcacagattttaaattctataatgtTTGC
This region includes:
- the SC35 gene encoding serine/arginine-rich splicing factor 2 isoform X2, with translation MSYGRPPPRIDGMISLKVGNLTYRTTPEDLRRVFEKFGSVGDIYIPKDRFSRESRGFAFVRFYDKRDAEDALDAMDGRLLDGRELRVQMARYGRPSSPYRRHSRRRRSRSRSRRRSRTRSRSRSRSRHSRSRSRRRSYTRSRSRSRSRSDSKSSRGKSHSRSKSPRESKSKSRSKSK
- the SC35 gene encoding serine/arginine-rich splicing factor 2 isoform X1; the encoded protein is MSYGRPPPRIEGMVSLKVDNLTYRTTPEDLRRVFERCGEVGDIYIPRDRFSRESRGFAFVRFYDKRDAEDALDAMDGRLLDGRELRVQMARYGRPSSPYRRHSRRRRSRSRSRRRSRTRSRSRSRSRHSRSRSRRRSYTRSRSRSRSRSDSKSSRGKSHSRSKSPRESKSKSRSKSK